In Nostoc sp. CENA543, a single genomic region encodes these proteins:
- a CDS encoding helix-turn-helix transcriptional regulator: MKILSDNDLQQIILFLRSVYASCSIDRLPIQILTALPKLVGAETFAITSFIIRGTPFLPRMYTFPHPEVGMAAESFTSQRQNFLTHPVSQYYFQTLDRQALAISDFLSESEFQRREAFYAFFQSFGLEDQMGIHFEIPYIANADRFHQGQNHLMLSICRDRRNFNERDRLILNLIRPHLEQAYQNIATLAQVQEQLIDTNQAIDQVGLIALSIDGQIELITQKAAKLLAKYCPLSKLSNALPDILQRWVNQQLSILIQSNEIFSPLHPLYLEHNGSRLTVTLNYHATLERVYLMLVEIQPHSFSLTSLEMLGLTKREAEVLFWIARDCTTHEIATQLAISHRTVKKHLENVYHKFGVQTRLGAVMYAFQKLGIVNF; the protein is encoded by the coding sequence GTGAAAATTTTGTCAGACAATGATTTGCAGCAAATTATCTTGTTTTTGCGCTCGGTTTATGCTTCTTGCAGTATTGATAGATTGCCTATACAAATACTCACGGCTTTACCAAAGTTAGTAGGTGCAGAAACATTCGCAATAACTAGTTTCATCATCCGAGGTACACCATTCTTACCCCGGATGTATACCTTCCCCCATCCTGAAGTCGGTATGGCGGCGGAATCATTTACATCTCAACGTCAAAATTTTTTGACTCATCCAGTTTCACAATATTATTTCCAAACACTGGATAGACAAGCACTGGCAATTTCCGATTTTTTGAGTGAGTCAGAATTTCAACGCAGAGAAGCTTTTTATGCTTTTTTTCAGTCCTTTGGCTTGGAAGATCAAATGGGGATTCACTTTGAGATTCCCTATATAGCGAATGCTGATCGGTTTCATCAAGGACAAAATCACTTAATGTTATCAATCTGCCGCGATCGCCGAAACTTCAATGAGCGCGATCGCTTGATTCTAAATTTAATTCGTCCACACTTAGAACAAGCATACCAGAACATTGCTACATTGGCTCAAGTACAAGAGCAACTTATCGATACCAATCAGGCTATCGATCAAGTAGGGTTAATTGCTTTATCTATTGACGGTCAAATAGAATTGATCACCCAAAAGGCAGCAAAATTACTAGCTAAATATTGTCCACTATCGAAGCTGTCAAATGCACTACCTGATATCCTGCAACGATGGGTAAATCAGCAACTATCTATACTAATACAATCAAACGAAATTTTTTCTCCTTTGCACCCTCTTTATCTGGAACATAATGGTAGTCGATTGACAGTGACACTAAATTATCATGCGACACTCGAACGAGTTTACCTAATGTTGGTAGAGATTCAGCCTCATAGTTTTTCACTCACATCTTTAGAAATGCTGGGATTAACGAAGCGGGAAGCAGAAGTGCTATTTTGGATAGCGAGGGATTGCACGACGCATGAAATTGCAACACAGTTGGCAATCAGTCATCGTACAGTTAAGAAACATTTGGAGAATGTTTATCATAAATTTGGCGTTCAAACTCGCCTTGGTGCAGTCATGTACGCATTCCAGAAATTAGGTATTGTCAATTTTTAA
- a CDS encoding DUF1822 family protein: MRKPLASPQPGQIWELSRQIRYYGEFYPNESHQLYSSQAQSFLQGKTPPRYVMIVTEPEAEIVSVMVLSAETNFISNVDVLIPADISGSTQDLLAETWHIQPMLVDNLLQPIGKRLSRDIYDSLLSLGDYFHGLANQQPETNYLEQLGLILGANEALKSSEISLFHQREAAWSDILTIPVAVYHTYLKGVELTSQILKEQLQIEQELAEFELSQNNLLSKFLNKTPTILSQWVQHIFATEWQAVSTLPNLALATRSSSGNLQNFPSNPDEIASLIQQLSFVNDETQRQSAIKQLGEIAVGNSEAIQALVNLLRSTSDDELLWIAVESLRKIDPENPAAGVKRMKLIDLGMEIASKTVALAVAFLQKIDGDVSVLLQVYPTGNDDYLPPDLKLILQDDSGEIWREVTARRADVCIQLKFSGEVGERFSVQISLGNTNFSENFVI; encoded by the coding sequence ATGCGAAAACCTTTAGCATCACCGCAACCTGGACAAATCTGGGAATTAAGCCGTCAGATACGATATTATGGGGAATTTTATCCAAATGAGTCACATCAACTCTACTCCAGCCAGGCTCAAAGCTTTTTACAAGGAAAAACTCCACCCCGCTATGTGATGATTGTGACTGAACCAGAAGCAGAGATTGTTTCTGTAATGGTATTATCTGCGGAAACCAATTTTATCTCCAATGTTGATGTACTTATACCCGCAGATATTTCTGGTTCAACACAAGATTTATTAGCTGAAACCTGGCACATACAACCGATGCTTGTGGATAATTTATTGCAGCCAATTGGCAAGCGGTTATCTCGTGATATTTATGACAGCTTACTAAGTTTAGGAGATTATTTTCATGGTTTAGCTAATCAGCAGCCAGAAACTAATTATCTGGAGCAATTGGGGTTAATTTTAGGCGCGAATGAAGCTTTAAAAAGTTCTGAAATATCCCTCTTTCACCAACGAGAAGCAGCTTGGAGTGATATTTTAACAATACCAGTAGCAGTTTACCACACTTATCTTAAAGGTGTAGAACTGACCAGTCAAATTTTGAAAGAGCAATTACAAATAGAGCAAGAGTTAGCAGAATTTGAGTTAAGTCAAAATAATTTACTATCTAAGTTCTTGAATAAAACCCCTACTATTCTTAGTCAGTGGGTACAACATATTTTTGCAACAGAATGGCAGGCTGTTTCTACATTACCAAACTTAGCTCTAGCAACGCGCAGTTCATCAGGTAACTTGCAAAACTTTCCATCAAACCCCGATGAAATTGCATCACTCATTCAGCAATTATCATTTGTGAATGACGAAACACAACGCCAAAGTGCAATTAAGCAGTTAGGAGAAATTGCTGTCGGTAATTCTGAAGCAATTCAAGCTTTGGTAAATCTGTTGCGAAGCACTTCCGATGATGAACTGCTGTGGATAGCTGTAGAAAGTTTACGAAAAATTGACCCAGAAAACCCTGCTGCTGGTGTCAAGAGAATGAAATTGATTGATTTAGGTATGGAGATTGCAAGTAAGACAGTAGCTTTGGCTGTAGCTTTTTTACAAAAAATTGATGGTGATGTTAGTGTACTTTTGCAAGTTTATCCTACAGGTAATGATGATTATTTACCACCAGATTTAAAACTAATATTGCAAGATGATTCTGGAGAAATATGGCGTGAAGTCACCGCTAGACGTGCAGATGTTTGTATCCAACTGAAATTTAGTGGTGAAGTGGGAGAAAGATTTAGTGTACAAATTAGCTTAGGAAATACTAATTTTAGTGAAAACTTTGTGATTTAA